A window from Camelus dromedarius isolate mCamDro1 chromosome 9, mCamDro1.pat, whole genome shotgun sequence encodes these proteins:
- the SIKE1 gene encoding suppressor of IKBKE 1, with product MSCTIEKILTDAKTLLERLREHDAAAESLVDQSAALHRRVAAMREAGTALPDQYQEDASDIKDMSKYKPHILLSQENTQIRDLQQENRELWVSLEEHQDALELIMSKYRKQMLQLMVAKKAVDAEPVLKAHQSHSAEIESQIDRICEMGEVMRKAVQMDDDQFCKIQEKLAQLELENKELRELLSISSESLHIRKENSVDTASQAIK from the exons ATGAGCTGCACCATCGAGAAGATTCTGACAGACGCTAAGAcgctgctggagaggctgcgggagCACGATGCGGCCGCCGAGTCGCTGGTGGATCAGTCGGCGGCGCTGCACCGAAGGGTGGCCGCTATGCGGGAGGCGGGGACAGCGCTTCCAGACCAG TATCAAGAGGATGCATCCGATATAAAGGACATGTCCAAATACAAACCTCACATTCTGCTGTCCCAAGAGAATACACAGATTAGAGACTTGCAGCAGGAAAACAGAG agCTATGGGTTTCCTTGGAGGAACACCAGGATGCTTTGGAACTCATCATGAGCAAATACCGGAAACAGATGTTACAATTAATGGTTGCTAAAAAAGCAGTGGATGCTGAACCAGTCTTGAAAGCCCACCAGTCTCACTCTGCA GAAATTGAGAGTCAGATTGAcagaatctgtgaaatgggagaagTGATGAGGAAAGCTGTTCAGATGGATGATGACCAGTTTTGTAAGATTCAAGAAAAACTAGCTCAGTTAGAG cttgaaAATAAGGAACTTCGAGAATTATTGTCCATCAGCAGTGAGTCTCTTCACATTAGGAAGGAAAACTCAGTGGACACAGCTTCCCAAGCCATCAAATAA